One window of Myripristis murdjan chromosome 8, fMyrMur1.1, whole genome shotgun sequence genomic DNA carries:
- the crhr1 gene encoding corticotropin-releasing factor receptor 1, with the protein MGSTTTPPRKSKVHYQVAVIINYLGHCISLGALLLAFTLFMRLRSIRCLRNIIHWNLISAFILRNATWFIVQLTMNPAVTESNQVWCRLVTAAYNYFHVTNFFWMFGEGCYLHTAVVLTYSTDRLRKWMFICIGWGIPFPIIVAWAVGKLYYDNEKCWFGKKAGVYTDYIYQGPMILVLLINFIFLFNIVRILMTKLRASTTSETIQYRKAVKATLVLLPLLGITYMLFFVNPGGDDEVAQIVFIYFNSILESFQGFFVSVFYCFLNSEVRSAVRKRWIRWQDRHSLRSRAVRATSLPTSPSRVSFHSIKQSSNL; encoded by the exons aggaagAGTAAGGTTCATTACCAGGTGGCTGTGATCATCAACTACCTGGGTCACTGCATCTCTCTGGGCGCTCTGCTGCTGGCCTTCACCTTGTTCATGAGGCTcag gagtaTCCGCTGTCTGAGGAACATCATCCACTGGAATCTGATCTCTGCTTTCATCCTAAGGAACGCAACCTGGTTCATCGTCCAGTTAACCATGAACCCTGCTGTTACCGAGAGCAACCAG gtgtggtGCAGGTTGGTCACTGCAGCCTATAATTATTTCCATGTGACCAACTTCTTCTGGATGTTCGGTGAGGGCTGCTACCTGCACACGGCCGTGGTGCTCACCTACTCCACCGACAGACTGCGCAAGTGGATGTTCATCTGCATCGGCTggg gtatTCCATTTCCTATCATCGTAGCCTGGGCAGTGGGGAAGCTCTACTATGACAATGAAAA gtgctGGTTTGGGAAGAAAGCAGGAGTTTATACTGACTACATTTACCAAGGACCCATGatcctggtgctgctg ATCAACTTCATCTTCCTGTTCAACATTGTCCGCATCCTCATGACCAAATTGAGGGCGTCGACGACGTCTGAGACCATCCAGTACAG GAAGGCGGTCAAGGCCACGCTggtgctgctgcctctgttaGGAATCACCTACATGCTGTTTTTCGTGAATCCTGGAGGAGATGACGAGGTGGCGCAGATCGTCTTCATCTACTTCAACTCCATCCTCGAGTCTTTCCAG ggctTCTTCGTCTCAGTCTTCTACTGTTTCCTCAACAGTGAG GTGCGCTCGGCGGTGAGGAAGCGCTGGATTCGTTGGCAGGACCGTCACTCCCTGCGCAGCCGGGCGGTGCGCGCCACGTCTCTGCCCACGTCTCCGAGCCGCGTGTCCTTCCACAGCATCAAGCAGTCCTCCAACCTCTGA